GATACCGATAAAAAAATGGCCCCGGTCACCGGACCGGGGCCACGGGCGGGCGGTTTCGGGGTCCGGTTCCGGACCCCGCCGCGCTCAGGCCTTGGCCTTCCTGGCGGCGCGCTTGAGGCGCGAAAGCAGGCGGCGGGCCAGGTCGCCGAACATCTCGGTCTGCGTCGGGTGGGGATGGATGGCCTCCGCCACCTGATCCACGGTCAGCCGGCCGGAAACCATCATCACCGCCTCGCCGATGAGGTTGTCGGCGTGGTCGGCAAGGATGTGGACGCCCAGGATCCGGTGGGTGGTCTTGTCCACCACCATCTTGATCAGGCCTTCCTCCTCGCCCTCGATCATGGCCATGGCGTCGATCTTCACCAGGGTCTTGGCGGCCACCGGATCGTAGCCGGCCTCCTTGGCCTGCTCCTCGGTGAGGCCGGCGAAGGCGGCCTCGGGGCGGGTGAAGATCACACCGCAGTCCAGCGCCTGATCGTAGCGGGCGCGCTCGCCCAGGAGGTTGGCGGCGGCCACGCGGCCCTGGGTGGCGGCGGTGTGGGCCAGCATGAGGCCCGGCACCACGTCGCCCACGGCGAAGATGTGCGGCACGCTGGTCCGGCAGCGGTCGTCCACCTTGATAAAGCCGGTCTCGGTGTCCACGCCGGCGGCGTCGAGGCCGAAGCCGTCGAAGTTCGGCCGCTTTCCGGTGGCCACCAGCACCCGGTCCACCTGCACGGTGCCCTGTTTGCCGTCGGCGTCGGTGTAGTGAACGGTCATGTCGCCCACCGCACCGTCGATCTTGTCCACCTTGGCGCCCAGATTCAGGGCCAGCCGGTCCTCGCCCTCCAGGATCTGGGTGAGGCTCTTGGCCACCTCGCCTTCCACCTCGGGGAGCACCCGGTCGGCGATCTCGAAGGTGGTCACCTCGGCGCCGAAGTCGCGGAAGATCTGCGCCATCTCCAGGCCGATGGCACCGCAGCCGATTACGGCCAGGCGCTTGGGCGGCTCGGGCAGGTGCCAGATGGAGTTGGAGGTCTCCACCCCCTCGCTATCGGCGCCCGGGATGGGCGGCACGAAGGGCGGGGCGCCGGTGGCGACGATGGCCGCGCCGAAGGTGAGCTGCTGCTCGTTGCCGTCGGCGTCGGTGTAGGCCAGGCTGTGATCGCCGGTGAGGCGGGCGCGGCCCTGGCGGTAGTCGATCTTCAGGCCCTTGTCCGCCTTGTAGGCCATCTCGCCGCGGGATTGCATGACGCCCTTGCGGTGCGTCTCCAGGGCGTTCCAGTCCAGGGTCCCCTGGTCCGTACCCCGTACGCCGAGCTGGCTGTCGCCGGCGCGGTCACGCAGCCGGTTGGCGCTCGCCCGCCACGCCTTGGAGGGGATGCAGCCACGCCAAAGGCATTCGCCGCCGGGCAGCTCGTCGTCGTTGATCAGGGCCACGGAGTGGCCGTTCTCGGCCAGCTCGCGGGCGGCGTCCTCGCCGCCGGTGCCGCCGCCGATCACTGCCACCTCCACGTCCCAGTCCCCTTCCGGGATGAGCGGGAAGCCGCCCTCCAGCCAGGAATCCGGGTTCTCGATCAGCGTCTTGAGGTCGCCCAGGTAGCGGGCGGCGTCGGCGCCGTTGATGACACGGTGGTCGCAGGACAGGGTCAGGCCCATGCCCTGCTCGGTGACCGCGCCCACGGCGAGGATGCCGCTGGCCCCCGGCACCGGGATGGCGTCGAAGTGCTCCACGCCGAACATGCCCAGGTTGGAGAGCATGAAGGTGGGGTGCTCGTATTCCGCGGGCGTCAGGCGCCGGCCGCGGGCGCGGCTCACCAGGTCCTTCCAGCCGCTAGCCAGGTCGGAGAGCTCGCGGTTGTTCACGTCGCGCAGCACGGGAACCACAAGGCCGCCCTTGTCCGCCTCCACGGCGATGCCCACGTCCACGTTGGAGCGCTCCACCACCTTGTCGCCGAACTGGTAGGCGTTGTTCATGGCCGGGTGCTTCTTGATGGCCTCGCCGCAGGCGCGCGCCAGCAGGATGGTGAAGCTGATGCCCATGGACTTGGCGGCCTGCTGCAGGCGCTCCGGGTGGGCGTGCATGCTTACCCGGAACAGCGGCATGGTGAGCGCGTCCTGCATGTTGTGCGCCACCGCCCGCTCCAGGGAGGTCATGTCGCGCTCGTGGCCCGGGATGGAGCGGCGCGGCGCCACGGCGCCGCTGGCGGGCTCGCCGCCCGCGGCGGCACCGGCGGGCGCGGCAGCCTCCACATCCTTGGCGGTGATCTCGCCGTCGGGGCCGGTGCCTACCAGACGCTCCAGATCCACACTGAGCAGGCGCGCCAGGACGCGCGAATAGGGGGTGGCCTTCTTGCCCTTGGGGCGCGGCGCGGGCGCCTGGGGGCCGCCCGCTTGCTGGGGCGCCTCGGCCGCCGGCTGCTCGGTGGCGGGCTGTTGCGGCGCGGCCGGCTGCTCCTCCGGCGCGGGAGCGGCCTCCGGCTTGGCGGCCGGGGCCCCGCCCTCGGCCTCCTCGTGGACCACCTCGTCCTCGGATTCCACCAGGTAGCCGAGGGCGTCGCCCACGGGAACGGTGGCATCCACGGGGGCGATGGGGCCGGAGAGGTAGCCCTCGCGGAAGACCTCCACGTCCATGATGGCCTTGTCGGTCTCCACCTGGGCCACCACGTCGCCGCGCGCGACGTGCTCCCCGGGCTGTTTCTCCCATTCCACCAGTACGCCCTCGGTCATGGTGTCCGAGAGCTGCGGCATCTTGATGGTGTAGCTGCTCGCCATGTTCAGTGTCCCAGCAGTTTCTGCGTGGCGGTGACGATCTTGTCCGCGTCGGGCAGGGCGGCTTTCTCGAGCTCGTGGTTATACGGCATGGGCACGTCCTCGGCGGTGACGCGCACGGGCGGGGCGTCCAGCTCGAAGAAGCACTCCTCGTTGAGAACGGCCATGATCTCGGCGCTCATGCCCACCGGCGCCTCGTCCTCGGTGCAGATCACCGCCTTGTGGGTCTTGGCCAGGGAGGCCCGCAGGGTGGCGCCGTCGATGGGCTTGAGGCTGCGCAGGTCGATGACCTCGGCGGAGATGCCCTGCTCCGCCAGCTTGTCGGCGGCGGCCAGGTTCCAGTGGGTGCTCATGAGGTAGCCGACGAGGGTCACGTCGGTGCCCTCGCGCACCACCCGGGCACCCTCCAGCGGCGCAAAGTACTCCTCGTCGGGCACCTCGCCCTTGAGGTTGTAGATGGCCTCGTGCTCCAGGATCACCACCGGATCGTCGCAGCGCACCGCGGTCTTGAGCATGCCGTAAGCGTCCACCGGGAACGCCGGAGTCACCACGCGCAGCCCGGAGGTGCCGGCGAACAGCTTCTCCAGGCGGCCGGAGTGCTGGGCGCCGAGCTGGTGGGCCACGCCGCCGGGGCTGCGCACCACGAGCGGGCAGCCCACCTGGCCGCCCGACATGTAGCGGATTTTGGCGGCGGCGTTGATGATCTGGTCGGTGGCCAGCAGGGCGAAGTTCACCGACATGATCTCGACGATGGGTCGGCAGCCGATCATGGAGGCGCCCACCCCGATGCCGGTGTAGCTGTTCTCCGAGATCGGCGTGTCCATCACCCGCTCTTCGCCGTACTTGTCGAAAAGCCCCTGCGTGGCCTTGTAGGTGCCCCCGGGCAGGCCGATGTCCTCGCCCATGGCGAATACCAGGGGGTCGTTGTCCATCTCCTCGTCATGGGCCCGGCGTACGGCGTCCCAGTAGAAAATCTCCGCCATTGCTTACTTCCCTCCGCCCGCGATCTGGCCCATGGCGCAGCTGTCGTCGTCGCTGAGCACGTACTTGGTCAGGTCCTTCACATCCGGCTCGGGACTGTTCTCGGCGAACGGGATCACCTCGTCGTCCACGTGGTCCCGGGCCTCCTTGTCCATCCGGTCGAAGTCGTCGGCGGTGATCACGCCTTCTTCCACCAGCCGGTCCCGGAACAGGTAGATGGGATCCCGCTCCATCCACCGCTTGATCTCCTCCTCCGACCGGTAGCCGCGCCCGGAATCGGACATGGAGTGGCCGCGCAGCCGATAGGTCATGAGCTCCAGGAAATAGGGGCCCTTGCCGGAGCGCACGAAATCCACGGCCTTCGCGGCGGCGTCCATGACCGTGTCGATGTCCTGGCCGTCCACCTGGGCCGCCTCCATGGCGTAGGCCTCGGCCCGCTTGTACTGATCGTGCATGGGGGTGGAGCGTTCCAGGGAGGTGCCGATGGCGTAGAGGTTGTTCTCGCAGACGAACAGCACCGGAAGCTCCCAGAGCTGGGCCATGTTCAGGGTCTCGTGGAAGGTGCCCTGGTTGTTGGCACCGTCGCCCAGGAAGCAGATGGCGATCTGGTCGGAGCCCTTCATCTTAGCGCCCTTGGCCAGGCCGGCGGCCAGCGGGAAGGGCTCGCCCACCAGGGCGTAACCGCCCATGAAGTGGTTCTGCACATCGAAGATATGCATGGAGCCGCCGCGTCCCCGGGAGGAGCCGGTTTCCTTGCCGTACAGCTCCGCCATGACCTCCTTGGGGTCCGCGCCGCATTTGAGCGCATGAACGTGGTCCCGGTAGCCGGTGATCACATAGTCATGCCCCACGCGGGCCTTTTCCAAGACTCCGAAGGCGCAGGCTTCCTGACCCGGATACAGGTGCAGGAACCCGCCGATGTCCCGGTGGTGGTATGCCTCGGCACAGCGTTCCTCGAAACGCCGCGCGAATACCATCTCCTGGAGCAACCGCTTGCGGTCTGCGGCTTCCATGGCACGTCCTTTCTGTTATACAGGCTATGCGGTTCGGCGAGATCGGTTTCAATGTCGGCGGCATATTTTTGCCGGCAGCGTATGATTCCCGGAAGGTCTTCCCAGGTCAAGTCACGGCCCGATCCCGCCCCTCGCGGCCTGGCCCCTCCGTCCGGGGCGGCGGGTGCTCCGGGTCCGCGTGTCCGGAGCG
This Thiohalorhabdus sp. Cl-TMA DNA region includes the following protein-coding sequences:
- a CDS encoding FAD-dependent oxidoreductase, whose protein sequence is MASSYTIKMPQLSDTMTEGVLVEWEKQPGEHVARGDVVAQVETDKAIMDVEVFREGYLSGPIAPVDATVPVGDALGYLVESEDEVVHEEAEGGAPAAKPEAAPAPEEQPAAPQQPATEQPAAEAPQQAGGPQAPAPRPKGKKATPYSRVLARLLSVDLERLVGTGPDGEITAKDVEAAAPAGAAAGGEPASGAVAPRRSIPGHERDMTSLERAVAHNMQDALTMPLFRVSMHAHPERLQQAAKSMGISFTILLARACGEAIKKHPAMNNAYQFGDKVVERSNVDVGIAVEADKGGLVVPVLRDVNNRELSDLASGWKDLVSRARGRRLTPAEYEHPTFMLSNLGMFGVEHFDAIPVPGASGILAVGAVTEQGMGLTLSCDHRVINGADAARYLGDLKTLIENPDSWLEGGFPLIPEGDWDVEVAVIGGGTGGEDAARELAENGHSVALINDDELPGGECLWRGCIPSKAWRASANRLRDRAGDSQLGVRGTDQGTLDWNALETHRKGVMQSRGEMAYKADKGLKIDYRQGRARLTGDHSLAYTDADGNEQQLTFGAAIVATGAPPFVPPIPGADSEGVETSNSIWHLPEPPKRLAVIGCGAIGLEMAQIFRDFGAEVTTFEIADRVLPEVEGEVAKSLTQILEGEDRLALNLGAKVDKIDGAVGDMTVHYTDADGKQGTVQVDRVLVATGKRPNFDGFGLDAAGVDTETGFIKVDDRCRTSVPHIFAVGDVVPGLMLAHTAATQGRVAAANLLGERARYDQALDCGVIFTRPEAAFAGLTEEQAKEAGYDPVAAKTLVKIDAMAMIEGEEEGLIKMVVDKTTHRILGVHILADHADNLIGEAVMMVSGRLTVDQVAEAIHPHPTQTEMFGDLARRLLSRLKRAARKAKA
- a CDS encoding alpha-ketoacid dehydrogenase subunit beta, whose product is MAEIFYWDAVRRAHDEEMDNDPLVFAMGEDIGLPGGTYKATQGLFDKYGEERVMDTPISENSYTGIGVGASMIGCRPIVEIMSVNFALLATDQIINAAAKIRYMSGGQVGCPLVVRSPGGVAHQLGAQHSGRLEKLFAGTSGLRVVTPAFPVDAYGMLKTAVRCDDPVVILEHEAIYNLKGEVPDEEYFAPLEGARVVREGTDVTLVGYLMSTHWNLAAADKLAEQGISAEVIDLRSLKPIDGATLRASLAKTHKAVICTEDEAPVGMSAEIMAVLNEECFFELDAPPVRVTAEDVPMPYNHELEKAALPDADKIVTATQKLLGH
- the pdhA gene encoding pyruvate dehydrogenase (acetyl-transferring) E1 component subunit alpha produces the protein MEAADRKRLLQEMVFARRFEERCAEAYHHRDIGGFLHLYPGQEACAFGVLEKARVGHDYVITGYRDHVHALKCGADPKEVMAELYGKETGSSRGRGGSMHIFDVQNHFMGGYALVGEPFPLAAGLAKGAKMKGSDQIAICFLGDGANNQGTFHETLNMAQLWELPVLFVCENNLYAIGTSLERSTPMHDQYKRAEAYAMEAAQVDGQDIDTVMDAAAKAVDFVRSGKGPYFLELMTYRLRGHSMSDSGRGYRSEEEIKRWMERDPIYLFRDRLVEEGVITADDFDRMDKEARDHVDDEVIPFAENSPEPDVKDLTKYVLSDDDSCAMGQIAGGGK